One Parageobacillus sp. KH3-4 genomic region harbors:
- the queG gene encoding tRNA epoxyqueuosine(34) reductase QueG: protein MDAAALKKEIIEYSKTIGIDKIGFASADPFVELKERLRRQQELGYQSGFEEQDVEKRTNPSLLLPEAKSIIAIALAYPSKMKNAPRGTKMERRGIFCRASWGKDYHDVLRERLGKLEAFILERVPHAKVKSMVDTGELADRAVAERAGIGWSGKNCSIITPEFGSYVYLGEMITNIPFPPDEPIESRCGTCTKCIDACPTGALVQGGQLNAQRCISFLTQTKGFLADEFRDKIGNRLYGCDTCQMVCPENKGKDFHLHPEMEPDPEVVKPKLIPLLHISNREFKEKFGSLAGAWRGKKPIQRNAILALAHYKDKTAVPHLLKLLKEDSRPVIRGTAAWALGKIGDTRVVPDLEEASRTEKDREVLSEIQKGLQLLRSNEEKGKNRSPAT from the coding sequence ATGGATGCGGCAGCGTTGAAAAAAGAAATTATTGAATATAGCAAAACGATCGGTATTGATAAAATTGGATTTGCTAGCGCTGATCCATTTGTCGAGTTAAAGGAACGGCTTCGGCGCCAGCAAGAGTTAGGATATCAATCAGGATTTGAAGAACAGGATGTTGAGAAAAGAACGAATCCTTCGCTGCTTTTGCCAGAGGCAAAATCCATTATTGCGATTGCCTTGGCATATCCGTCTAAAATGAAAAATGCTCCGCGTGGCACAAAAATGGAAAGAAGAGGGATCTTTTGCAGAGCGTCATGGGGCAAGGATTATCATGACGTTTTACGAGAACGTCTTGGAAAGTTAGAAGCATTTATTTTAGAGAGGGTTCCCCATGCTAAAGTAAAATCAATGGTGGATACGGGGGAATTGGCAGACCGCGCTGTTGCTGAACGTGCTGGTATCGGCTGGAGTGGAAAAAATTGTTCTATTATTACTCCAGAGTTTGGTTCTTATGTTTATTTAGGAGAAATGATCACCAACATTCCGTTTCCTCCCGATGAACCTATTGAGAGCCGTTGCGGAACGTGTACGAAGTGCATCGATGCTTGTCCGACGGGAGCGCTTGTGCAAGGGGGACAGTTGAATGCCCAGCGATGCATCTCATTTTTAACACAAACAAAAGGTTTTTTAGCCGATGAATTTCGCGATAAAATTGGAAACCGGTTATATGGGTGTGATACGTGCCAAATGGTTTGTCCTGAAAATAAAGGAAAGGACTTTCATCTTCATCCAGAAATGGAGCCAGACCCTGAAGTGGTGAAGCCAAAATTAATTCCGCTTTTGCATATAAGCAATCGAGAGTTTAAAGAAAAGTTTGGTTCGCTCGCCGGGGCATGGCGCGGGAAAAAACCGATTCAACGAAATGCGATTTTAGCGTTAGCGCATTATAAAGACAAAACTGCAGTTCCCCATTTGCTAAAGCTATTAAAGGAAGATAGCCGTCCTGTCATTCGCGGAACGGCAGCGTGGGCGCTCGGAAAAATAGGCGATACGCGCGTAGTTCCCGATTTGGAGGAAGCAAGCAGGACGGAAAAAGATCGGGAAGTCCTTTCCGAAATACAAAAGGGATTGCAGTTATTGCGTTCGAATGAAGAAAAGGGAAAAAATCGCTCGCCTGCCACGTAA
- a CDS encoding phenylalanine--tRNA ligase beta subunit-related protein: MDIAVSKAIKLTIPEFKIGVILYHHIVVDDSPQMLKGKLQLFQESIYFDLQETAVADIPELAEWRRIFKAIGTDPSRYRPSSESLYRRIQKKSFIPTIHSAADVNNFFSLYYKIPIGIYDLDKLEGPVAVEIGTDQDEYIAINGRAVNFSRKLVSKDIHGPFGSPIVDSQRTAVTKDTKNAMQIVYLLPSMTQDQCKKLLQSMQNMFLQIHGGNATFQIV, from the coding sequence ATGGACATTGCTGTTTCCAAAGCGATAAAACTGACCATTCCTGAATTTAAAATAGGTGTGATACTTTATCATCATATCGTCGTCGATGATTCTCCGCAAATGTTAAAAGGGAAACTCCAATTATTTCAAGAATCTATTTATTTTGATTTACAGGAAACCGCTGTTGCCGACATTCCCGAACTAGCAGAATGGCGCAGAATCTTTAAAGCAATCGGCACAGATCCGAGCAGATATCGTCCTTCATCGGAAAGCTTATACCGGCGTATTCAAAAGAAAAGTTTTATCCCGACTATCCACTCGGCAGCTGACGTGAACAATTTCTTTTCCCTATATTATAAAATTCCGATTGGCATTTATGACTTGGATAAATTGGAAGGGCCGGTTGCCGTTGAGATTGGAACGGATCAAGATGAGTATATCGCCATCAATGGACGCGCTGTCAACTTTTCCCGCAAACTCGTATCAAAGGACATTCATGGGCCGTTTGGCAGCCCAATTGTTGATTCGCAGCGGACAGCTGTCACAAAAGACACGAAAAACGCCATGCAAATTGTATATTTATTACCATCCATGACACAAGACCAATGCAAAAAACTGCTGCAGTCGATGCAAAACATGTTCTTGCAAATTCACGGGGGAAACGCTACGTTTCAAATTGTATAA